The Actinobacillus suis ATCC 33415 DNA segment GTTTGCTGAAAGAAGGGCAACGTTTGAAGCATGATGATGTAGTTTTTGTGAGCGAGAGCCTAGTGATTACGATTGAAATCGTGCCAAGCGAAGTGATTGTGCTTTCACCGAAAACCTTGCCTGAGATGGCTCGTGCTTGCTATGAAATCGGTAATAAACATTCGCCATTATTTTTAGATGGTGATGAAGTCACGCTGCCGTACGACAAACCGATGTTTGAATGGCTACAAGCGGCAGGATTTGAACCGAAAAAAGCAGAACGTCGTTTAAGCCAAGCATTGCGAGCGAATTCGGCACAAGGACACGGACATTCTCACGGTCATAGCCATGCGCACGATCATCACGGCTATCATCACCATGGAGACGGAAATTGGCACAAGCACTAGATTTCGCACGTATGGGGCAGTTAGGGGCGTTGTTACACTTAGTTGATCCTACGCTG contains these protein-coding regions:
- the ureE gene encoding urease accessory protein UreE; translated protein: MQILNPILPVMEDILGNLAELKASGKITNQQIDTVELQWYESERNILRKTSKSGREVAFRLLKEGQRLKHDDVVFVSESLVITIEIVPSEVIVLSPKTLPEMARACYEIGNKHSPLFLDGDEVTLPYDKPMFEWLQAAGFEPKKAERRLSQALRANSAQGHGHSHGHSHAHDHHGYHHHGDGNWHKH